Sequence from the Thunnus maccoyii chromosome 22, fThuMac1.1, whole genome shotgun sequence genome:
TTATCAACTTagattttactgtatgttatatttattaaaataggACCTTcctgctcaaggacacttaaatatgtagaaattaaaataacttGGGCACCAATTTAGTCATTTTGTTGATACACTGTGCAGTTTTCTTTGTGTAAACCGTAAATGAATCTCGGTTCCAGACTCTGTTCTCACACTCTGTTATGAAATGTGGGGGAAACGTCGTTACCTATAGCGATTGTGATGTCCCTGCGCAGAGCAAAGCCCACCAGCCTCTGGGACTCCTTGGACACTATCACAGGGAAACCATTATAACTGGTTTCATTGATGACGCCCTGCAGCTCCTCCACAGTCAGGTCATCCTGCGTCAGCACCGCTAACGGCGGGTCGCTGCGTCGTGGCCTCATCACCTCCCTGGCCAGCGTGGTGTGTGTGAACTCCTCCTTGGCGTCCAGGAAGGGGTATCCGTTGAGACGGATGTGGGCCTCGTAGATTCCCTCGCGGCCGAAGGCGTCGCCCACCCATTTGCTGGTCATGACGGCAGCCATGAGGGGGACGATGTACTCCAACCCGCCGGTCAGCTCGAAGACTATGACGACCAGGGACACTGTCATACGGGTCACACCACCTAccggagggaggagaggaagaaaataacaCGCAAGAAGAAGTTAACACACATCTtgacatagaaacacacacaaacatatattaatcagttttcttttactcAAGGGACGATAACTTGATGGTAGATAGATCATTGACCAAAACGTCCTCTTACAACCAGATGTTAAAGCGATCGTGGTGTAATATCCGTCAATATCCATTACTCGTTGACTCACCCAGACATGCTGCTGCGCCCACCATGGCGTAGAGCCCTGGAGTGATGCAGTCAGCTCCCACTTCGCACCACTCTTTGAACAAGAACCAGTCGTGGTGGTAATAGGCCAGCTGCTCTACGGCGATGCCAACGATTCGCCCTGCGATCGCCCCGATGGCCATGCTGGGGATGAACAAGCCTGATGGTACCTAGAGAGGCTCAACAGAGGCTGGAGTTAGTGTTTGATAAGGGCATGTATGGCAACATGAAGAAGAATCTGCCTTGTAACTAGGGGATCACCTTGAGTCCGAAGGTGAATATGGTCATGATGATTTTAAAGATGAGCGCCAGGCAGAGTTGCCACATGGCGGCGTAGACGCCGGACCCCGCTGGTCGGTTGGGGTTGTCAGTGAAGGCCTTACTGCCGTTCATCTGGCTGCGGTACTGGCAGAGCTGTGAGGACTCAAGCGGGCCGCAGTCAGTGAACAGCTCCTTTATCAGCTCGCTGGTGTTCTGACGCGTGTACGGGTTCGGGAAAGCAACTACAGCTGTGATGGCCGCCACCAGGATCACCTCCAAAACCGGGTACTTGCCTGAAGGAAGAGGGAAAACCCAACATGTCAGACGACTCAATAGCAGGAGAATAAAGATGATTGAAACAATCAAGCTACTATTCTGAAACTTTAATTCCCGCCTCTACGATAGTTTAATACTGATCTTCTAGAAAATCCCATCAACTCCAACAAACATCTTCACCTTCACACACCTGGGCTGGCTAAAATTTTGGAATCAAGATATAATACTTGCCAAAGCGGGTTGACTTGCGCCGCCGGCACCAGGCGATGTTGGCTCGGATGAAGAAGGCGCCCCAGAGGCCCCCGAACACTCCCAGAAGGATGAAAGGGAGGAGCTCAAACAGGTACCATGGCGTGTGGTACTCCACGTAGAACAGCACCAGACGGCTGTTACCAAACGGGTTAATGGAGCGCAGCACGAAGGCCGCCACCAGGGCGGCGAAGAAGGAGCGCCACAGCGTCTTTAGAGGGAAGTAGTAGCTCAcctgaagaggagagaggagaactTAGAGTTGAATCCATTATCCTGCCATTGAAGCACTACATTGGGATTTTGGAGCATCAAATTATTCCTCATCAGTTAAATGTCTGCAgccattaaaataaagataCAGTCTCCATCAGTTCACATGCTGTACCTCCTCCAAGCTGAAGAGAACTCCTCCGATTGGTGCTCCAAAAGCCACAGACACCCCAGCTGCCGACGCAGCAGAGAGAACCTGGGTGACAAAAGTCATATATGATCAGACAAGGACAAAAACAGATTCAAAACTCGTGTAATGAATTTACTGTTTACTAAAAGGTGAGGTACaacatttaaatttttctttgctttgctCTCCCTCACCTCTCGTTTCTTGGCCTCGTTCTTGCTGTACTTGGGGAAGAGGTAGGAGAAGATATTCCCACAGCAGCAGGCCACGTGGACCAGGGGGCCCTCCTTCCCCAGGCTGAGGCCGGACGCCACAGCCAGCACCAGAGTGATGGTCTTGATCATCAGTGTCCACTTGCCCAGATAGCCTCGGATGATAAACCCACTCAGGATGGTCTTGAtctgagggagagaagaagagggaggcaGAGGTTGAAGGTAATTCTTTTATATCATACgacaaattaattaatcatctGATCCTTTCGGTTTTTGTCGCCTTATGCTTCAAAACAAATTGTTTCAAGTTTCTGTTTTCAATCTCTTTGAGCAAGTTTTGTTTTAGCTGCATCTCTGCTTGATCTTTTCCTTTATCCTGTTATTGTCAACATGCTCAAAGTCACCGACTGCTACACATTTTCCCTGGCAATGCAGTTCCCATGGCAacaaaaagatgattttttttttttttttagaaagctGAGTGCTCACCTcaaaatggcttttttttttttttttttacagcacgGTCATACATGTCACATCTCCCTGCTGCCCACTGAATTAACAATTTTAAAGGCACTTCAAGGCATTAAAAGGAAACCCATGagcatgaaaacacactgtgtgtatgtgagtccCTGAAAGTTCCAATTAAACCACTTTCATGGAGAGTTAGAGGCAGCTACAGAGACTTGTAGAGTTTCCATTTCATTTACTGCtcttagctttttttttttttttttttttacagccgCAGACAATCGATCAGACATGAGAAAACGAGAGAACCGAGAGATAAAACAGAGCATCTACAGTCTGCAGAAATCCCACACCAGCTCTTTCGCTCAGTGTGCAGTGCACTCTGAAACACGGAGAGAGGAAACTAGCAGAGATAGCCTGTTAACCTCATTAGTTTCATAAAAATGATAAGCTCTGTCGCAAACAAAAGTTGTTTTGGGCTATGTGATGTaactgtttgaaatgttgctgCTCAAAAGCCAACTTTGAAGTCTTGGATGTAGAAGTTTTCCCACAAGGATGTCAATGTGTTGAATGACAtgttactttaaaaataaatgttttatacaagttgattttcatattgTGCTTTTGTATTAATGCGACATCTTCCTCACCTCAGGGATCCCTGAGCCACAGGCATAGGGAGCGAACACCTTGACCAGACAGACAGCCAGGAAGGCGAAGGACAGAGCCCAGTAGATGTACATGAAGTAGTTCATGATGTACGAGCCTGGACCCTTCAGAGCGGTGAGAGAGAAGAAGTAAAATAGTGAAACTGACTGGCACCAAAAATCTAAATCATACATATAATGTGTGTTAACGAGTCTTATAGCACATCTGCAAgttggcgtgtgtgtgttttgctgtgcGTTGTAGTGTCTCTTTCATTGTCTTCCTCTACTATGACAGTGCTCTTTGCAGTCTAATGCTGTTGTGCCTGTGTTAGTCTACCTCCGCCTGCCCAAGTATTAGCTCAGCCCAGCTCTTCCACTGAGGACACTTGTCCCTCTCAGCAAAGGTGGTCTCATTGGACGTCCAGCAGCACTGCTCGTGGTTGAACCACATGGCGCTCAGACACACGCCCTCCTTCAGGTCGTTCATCCAATCAGCAGCAATGTCAATCAGGCCAGCCAAAGCACCTGGCAGGAGGAAAAAGCGGGAAGGAAAAGACGGACGGATGGTGGAGGTGAAGGccgggaggagagaggagtagaaaacaaagagaaaggcAAGAGGCGGTTAGCTTGGTGGTTATGCTACCAGTCTTTATATGTGCCAGTTATCTTTACACAGGTGGTTTTTAAATTTAGAGCTGGTTGACCACATAGAAAAGCCAAGTGTACAAatagctacagtatatttagtgagtctacagccatgctagcagagcagcagtgttttgatCCAGGTCAGATGAGCCTCTCACAGCCTTGTAAACCCTCATTTAAGCTGAAACATGAAAATCAGCAGGccgtttcttcttctctgtacCTCAGATCTTCACAAAACTTTactaaaaaaaagcaattttttaGAAACTTCACTTTGCTAAAAGGGCCTGTGGGTTTTCTGTCCTTTGGTGGTCATACAAACATATATAATTTATGAGATTTCATGACTTAAGAGGACAGAATTCTGTCTGATGAGGCTCTGTAGGAGAGTGAAAGTGTGCTTATGTGAAAGTGGGTAAATGAGAGCAAAGGACCAAGAGAAAGACTGAGTGTGAGCTGCCTTAGGCAAAGCATGTGAGAGTCACCAGCAGAGGAGATAAcggccatgtgtgtgtgtgtgtgtgtgtgtgtgtgtatttgtacagcgtgtgtgcatatgtgttaCCCGAGGCCAAGCCGGTGAGCGTCACCACCAGCCATCCAGACCAGGCATCGTACAGGCTCTTTGTGAACTCCCATGCTGACTCCTTTTTCTTACTGTttatctgaacacacagaacatATAGGCAAGAACAgttagcaaaaaaaacaaacaaaccactgAATCAGGTGCATGAATAACAGGAAATTTAAGTCATtagtttaatttcctgttgttCTCGAGATTGAAGAAAAAGCGCCATTAGTTTAACTTAAACTCGCAGTGATGCAAATAGGTCAAAGGTTTATATCTACCCTCGTATGACAAGTAACTCAGTAATCTACTATAGTGGCATGATTTCCTCTGTTGCTCAATAAGAGTTGATAAAAAACACTTCCTGTAAGGCAGGTAGCACCAGgttataaaaacacagtttgaaaTTATTCAAATAGCATTCAAATCTTCAGAGATATCGTTTCCACGAGCTCCGCAATAAAACGCTTCTAGAAAGCAGGCTGTAAAACTGTGTCAATATTTGGACAGAGTGTGTTGACAGAGAGAGGTTGTGTAATCGACGGGGTGATGCGGGGCAGGAAGAGGACAGCTCATCGTATGTCCATTCATTCCGGTTCATTTATGACCTCTGTATAACTTGATTTTTATGACAAATCTTCAAGGAGTGGttggattttctgttgatgaagaTTGAGTTTCTGTTGAGGAGGCGACAACTGCTAAACCTTGTTCTTCTTATTTGTGATCCAAACaacctgttgctgctgcaggaaATGCATAAGACAACTCTTCCTGTGCAGCTGAGGAGTTTCTCGCTGACTCCAGCAAATGTGAACAGGAAGTAGACTGAGCACAATTTTAAAACACCCTTTGACATTTTGTCCATGTTTTAAGACTGAAAGCCTCgatatgcttcaaacaaagtgcttgttgGTTGTTACATGACTGTCCAGATGTGCTAAAGATGTTTAAGTAGGCAGGGTTTTTTATTCTCCACAAAACTTCCTTAACTATTAACCTGTACAACCGattgcaacaccatgaatgacTTTGAAGAGGAGGAGTCTGACAGCGTGTCATTGTCCCTATTTGTAACATACATTGCATTGAAAAAGTAAAGACAGTTAAAAGATTCATGGCTCTTGGAGAGAGAACAGGGAGGCAGTGGGATAAAGCCAGAAGGAGGCTTTCATGGCTTTTCACATCACTTCAGAGTGTGGATTTGTTAGGTATAAACACCTCGTGGTACTTTGTTTGAAGCTGAAACCTTTTAAGATTTGAGGTTTCGTTTTACCTTCCGGTGTCTCTCGCGGTCCTTGCATTTCTCACGGACCCAGTCGATGGTGTGAAAGTCGTCGTAGGTCCCCACACCAGGGATGGGCTCCTCTAGGAAGTCCAACAGGTGGGTGGTGCTGCTGGGTGCCCCGCCCCCGTTAGACATGACGTAGTTAGACCCTGAgcaggagagacacagaggaaggGAAAAAACAGAGGTGGTTAGAAAATATAAGTAAAACTGTTTGCAATCTTcaataaaatatgacagaatAATGTTGCATCTcattaaaatat
This genomic interval carries:
- the clcn3 gene encoding H(+)/Cl(-) exchange transporter 3 isoform X4, which encodes MSNGGGAPSSTTHLLDFLEEPIPGVGTYDDFHTIDWVREKCKDRERHRKINSKKKESAWEFTKSLYDAWSGWLVVTLTGLASGALAGLIDIAADWMNDLKEGVCLSAMWFNHEQCCWTSNETTFAERDKCPQWKSWAELILGQAEGPGSYIMNYFMYIYWALSFAFLAVCLVKVFAPYACGSGIPEIKTILSGFIIRGYLGKWTLMIKTITLVLAVASGLSLGKEGPLVHVACCCGNIFSYLFPKYSKNEAKKREVLSAASAAGVSVAFGAPIGGVLFSLEEVSYYFPLKTLWRSFFAALVAAFVLRSINPFGNSRLVLFYVEYHTPWYLFELLPFILLGVFGGLWGAFFIRANIAWCRRRKSTRFGKYPVLEVILVAAITAVVAFPNPYTRQNTSELIKELFTDCGPLESSQLCQYRSQMNGSKAFTDNPNRPAGSGVYAAMWQLCLALIFKIIMTIFTFGLKVPSGLFIPSMAIGAIAGRIVGIAVEQLAYYHHDWFLFKEWCEVGADCITPGLYAMVGAAACLGGVTRMTVSLVVIVFELTGGLEYIVPLMAAVMTSKWVGDAFGREGIYEAHIRLNGYPFLDAKEEFTHTTLAREVMRPRRSDPPLAVLTQDDLTVEELQGVINETSYNGFPVIVSKESQRLVGFALRRDITIAIENARRKQEGIMLNSRVYFTQHAPTLPADSPRPLKLRSILDMSPFTVTDHTPMEIVVDIFRKLGLRQCLVTHNGTSILFHYKKEASQEHQEKSKEQRPVHFRPEHAYDWTVTRAKKRQKKKKKILYVPEKDVKQSPISTFTCSRNAAYTVKPLQKQDDAENQIGNQIFKKKTT
- the clcn3 gene encoding H(+)/Cl(-) exchange transporter 3 isoform X5, which translates into the protein MESEQLYHRGYCRNSYNSIASASSDEELLDGAGVIMDFHTTEDDNLLDGDAASPGSNYVMSNGGGAPSSTTHLLDFLEEPIPGVGTYDDFHTIDWVREKCKDRERHRKINSKKKESAWEFTKSLYDAWSGWLVVTLTGLASGALAGLIDIAADWMNDLKEGVCLSAMWFNHEQCCWTSNETTFAERDKCPQWKSWAELILGQAEGPGSYIMNYFMYIYWALSFAFLAVCLVKVFAPYACGSGIPEIKTILSGFIIRGYLGKWTLMIKTITLVLAVASGLSLGKEGPLVHVACCCGNIFSYLFPKYSKNEAKKREVLSAASAAGVSVAFGAPIGGVLFSLEEVSYYFPLKTLWRSFFAALVAAFVLRSINPFGNSRLVLFYVEYHTPWYLFELLPFILLGVFGGLWGAFFIRANIAWCRRRKSTRFGKYPVLEVILVAAITAVVAFPNPYTRQNTSELIKELFTDCGPLESSQLCQYRSQMNGSKAFTDNPNRPAGSGVYAAMWQLCLALIFKIIMTIFTFGLKVPSGLFIPSMAIGAIAGRIVGIAVEQLAYYHHDWFLFKEWCEVGADCITPGLYAMVGAAACLGGVTRMTVSLVVIVFELTGGLEYIVPLMAAVMTSKWVGDAFGREGIYEAHIRLNGYPFLDAKEEFTHTTLAREVMRPRRSDPPLAVLTQDDLTVEELQGVINETSYNGFPVIVSKESQRLVGFALRRDITIAIENARRKQEGIMLNSRVYFTQHAPTLPADSPRPLKLRSILDMSPFTVTDHTPMEIVVDIFRKLGLRQCLVTHNGRLLGIITKKDILRHMAQMANQDPESIMFN
- the clcn3 gene encoding H(+)/Cl(-) exchange transporter 3 isoform X6, whose product is MEEEDAAADPYLPYDGGGDTIPLQEIPKRGSNYVMSNGGGAPSSTTHLLDFLEEPIPGVGTYDDFHTIDWVREKCKDRERHRKINSKKKESAWEFTKSLYDAWSGWLVVTLTGLASGALAGLIDIAADWMNDLKEGVCLSAMWFNHEQCCWTSNETTFAERDKCPQWKSWAELILGQAEGPGSYIMNYFMYIYWALSFAFLAVCLVKVFAPYACGSGIPEIKTILSGFIIRGYLGKWTLMIKTITLVLAVASGLSLGKEGPLVHVACCCGNIFSYLFPKYSKNEAKKREVLSAASAAGVSVAFGAPIGGVLFSLEEVSYYFPLKTLWRSFFAALVAAFVLRSINPFGNSRLVLFYVEYHTPWYLFELLPFILLGVFGGLWGAFFIRANIAWCRRRKSTRFGKYPVLEVILVAAITAVVAFPNPYTRQNTSELIKELFTDCGPLESSQLCQYRSQMNGSKAFTDNPNRPAGSGVYAAMWQLCLALIFKIIMTIFTFGLKVPSGLFIPSMAIGAIAGRIVGIAVEQLAYYHHDWFLFKEWCEVGADCITPGLYAMVGAAACLGGVTRMTVSLVVIVFELTGGLEYIVPLMAAVMTSKWVGDAFGREGIYEAHIRLNGYPFLDAKEEFTHTTLAREVMRPRRSDPPLAVLTQDDLTVEELQGVINETSYNGFPVIVSKESQRLVGFALRRDITIAIENARRKQEGIMLNSRVYFTQHAPTLPADSPRPLKLRSILDMSPFTVTDHTPMEIVVDIFRKLGLRQCLVTHNGRLLGIITKKDILRHMAQMANQDPESIMFN
- the clcn3 gene encoding H(+)/Cl(-) exchange transporter 3 isoform X2, encoding MEEEDAAADPYLPYDGGGDTIPLQEIPKRGSNYVMSNGGGAPSSTTHLLDFLEEPIPGVGTYDDFHTIDWVREKCKDRERHRKINSKKKESAWEFTKSLYDAWSGWLVVTLTGLASGALAGLIDIAADWMNDLKEGVCLSAMWFNHEQCCWTSNETTFAERDKCPQWKSWAELILGQAEGPGSYIMNYFMYIYWALSFAFLAVCLVKVFAPYACGSGIPEIKTILSGFIIRGYLGKWTLMIKTITLVLAVASGLSLGKEGPLVHVACCCGNIFSYLFPKYSKNEAKKREVLSAASAAGVSVAFGAPIGGVLFSLEEVSYYFPLKTLWRSFFAALVAAFVLRSINPFGNSRLVLFYVEYHTPWYLFELLPFILLGVFGGLWGAFFIRANIAWCRRRKSTRFGKYPVLEVILVAAITAVVAFPNPYTRQNTSELIKELFTDCGPLESSQLCQYRSQMNGSKAFTDNPNRPAGSGVYAAMWQLCLALIFKIIMTIFTFGLKVPSGLFIPSMAIGAIAGRIVGIAVEQLAYYHHDWFLFKEWCEVGADCITPGLYAMVGAAACLGGVTRMTVSLVVIVFELTGGLEYIVPLMAAVMTSKWVGDAFGREGIYEAHIRLNGYPFLDAKEEFTHTTLAREVMRPRRSDPPLAVLTQDDLTVEELQGVINETSYNGFPVIVSKESQRLVGFALRRDITIAIENARRKQEGIMLNSRVYFTQHAPTLPADSPRPLKLRSILDMSPFTVTDHTPMEIVVDIFRKLGLRQCLVTHNGTSILFHYKKEASQEHQEKSKEQRPVHFRPEHAYDWTVTRAKKRQKKKKKILYVPEKDVKQSPISTFTCSRNAAYTVKPLQKQDDAENQIGNQIFKKKTT
- the clcn3 gene encoding H(+)/Cl(-) exchange transporter 3 isoform X1, whose translation is MESEQLYHRGYCRNSYNSIASASSDEELLDGAGVIMDFHTTEDDNLLDGDAASPGSNYVMSNGGGAPSSTTHLLDFLEEPIPGVGTYDDFHTIDWVREKCKDRERHRKINSKKKESAWEFTKSLYDAWSGWLVVTLTGLASGALAGLIDIAADWMNDLKEGVCLSAMWFNHEQCCWTSNETTFAERDKCPQWKSWAELILGQAEGPGSYIMNYFMYIYWALSFAFLAVCLVKVFAPYACGSGIPEIKTILSGFIIRGYLGKWTLMIKTITLVLAVASGLSLGKEGPLVHVACCCGNIFSYLFPKYSKNEAKKREVLSAASAAGVSVAFGAPIGGVLFSLEEVSYYFPLKTLWRSFFAALVAAFVLRSINPFGNSRLVLFYVEYHTPWYLFELLPFILLGVFGGLWGAFFIRANIAWCRRRKSTRFGKYPVLEVILVAAITAVVAFPNPYTRQNTSELIKELFTDCGPLESSQLCQYRSQMNGSKAFTDNPNRPAGSGVYAAMWQLCLALIFKIIMTIFTFGLKVPSGLFIPSMAIGAIAGRIVGIAVEQLAYYHHDWFLFKEWCEVGADCITPGLYAMVGAAACLGGVTRMTVSLVVIVFELTGGLEYIVPLMAAVMTSKWVGDAFGREGIYEAHIRLNGYPFLDAKEEFTHTTLAREVMRPRRSDPPLAVLTQDDLTVEELQGVINETSYNGFPVIVSKESQRLVGFALRRDITIAIENARRKQEGIMLNSRVYFTQHAPTLPADSPRPLKLRSILDMSPFTVTDHTPMEIVVDIFRKLGLRQCLVTHNGIVLGIITKKNILEHLEELKQQTEPLAASWYYHKKRYPSSHGSNGKSRSRVHHVQLIRSFQDGWAGGGDDSEEEEEEEEEEGVRLLNGSNL
- the clcn3 gene encoding H(+)/Cl(-) exchange transporter 3 isoform X3, with protein sequence MEEEDAAADPYLPYDGGGDTIPLQEIPKRGSNYVMSNGGGAPSSTTHLLDFLEEPIPGVGTYDDFHTIDWVREKCKDRERHRKINSKKKESAWEFTKSLYDAWSGWLVVTLTGLASGALAGLIDIAADWMNDLKEGVCLSAMWFNHEQCCWTSNETTFAERDKCPQWKSWAELILGQAEGPGSYIMNYFMYIYWALSFAFLAVCLVKVFAPYACGSGIPEIKTILSGFIIRGYLGKWTLMIKTITLVLAVASGLSLGKEGPLVHVACCCGNIFSYLFPKYSKNEAKKREVLSAASAAGVSVAFGAPIGGVLFSLEEVSYYFPLKTLWRSFFAALVAAFVLRSINPFGNSRLVLFYVEYHTPWYLFELLPFILLGVFGGLWGAFFIRANIAWCRRRKSTRFGKYPVLEVILVAAITAVVAFPNPYTRQNTSELIKELFTDCGPLESSQLCQYRSQMNGSKAFTDNPNRPAGSGVYAAMWQLCLALIFKIIMTIFTFGLKVPSGLFIPSMAIGAIAGRIVGIAVEQLAYYHHDWFLFKEWCEVGADCITPGLYAMVGAAACLGGVTRMTVSLVVIVFELTGGLEYIVPLMAAVMTSKWVGDAFGREGIYEAHIRLNGYPFLDAKEEFTHTTLAREVMRPRRSDPPLAVLTQDDLTVEELQGVINETSYNGFPVIVSKESQRLVGFALRRDITIAIENARRKQEGIMLNSRVYFTQHAPTLPADSPRPLKLRSILDMSPFTVTDHTPMEIVVDIFRKLGLRQCLVTHNGIVLGIITKKNILEHLEELKQQTEPLAASWYYHKKRYPSSHGSNGKSRSRVHHVQLIRSFQDGWAGGGDDSEEEEEEEEEEGVRLLNGSNL